The nucleotide sequence AGACAACTTGGCTGTCTCCACCATGTTCGGATTGAAAATGGAGTAGGCGCCTCCCCAATGGAAGGGATACGTCACATAAAATCCGTCCAGGGCAGCGGCCATTTCTTCCGGATATCCTCCCCTGATGGAAGGTTGGGCGTCCCAGCCGCCGGTATAGCCGACTCCGGGAAGGGTTTTTATGGAAGACATGACATCCTCTACAATGCCGATATTGGCGGTAGAGTTCATATCTTCCCGATCCATCGCGATCGAGACACCCACTTCCTCGTCGCTTTCTCCCGGGGCGGAACGCTCCACCACCAACTCCTCTCCTTCGATGAATCCGGAAAGAACCATAGCGACTTCAATCTCTTCCGTACCTTTGGAAACAGGCAAACGGACTCCTTCGTATCCCGGATAACTGACAAGAAGAACCACTCGTTCCATATCTTCCGGAACGGAAGCCACCGCATTCCCTGTCATATCAGTGTAAACGGATTCCTCTTCCCCCACGATATGAATCATAGCCCCCTCCAGAGGGATCTCCAAATCCCTGTCATTGACGATGATACGTATATCCCGTCCGTACAAGGAAATAGTTACAAGAAAAAGACATGCAGCAATCAGTCTATTTTTTTTCACAGGCAATCATTACTTCCTCTTTACCGTCTAAACACACGAGTGTTGAAAAAGTGTCACTCCCCATTCCTATTTCTTTTTAACACAGTATTTTTATACAATGAGTTTTTCTACAGGCTCGTTATATAGCCGACCCCATACGTTCACTCAATAGAAATAGCAACGATGGGATAACCTAACCGACATTCCGAAGCCTTTTCGTAGTCGGATACCACCGATTATGAAGAGAGTTCTCTTCTCCATCGGAATACTATCTGTAATGAACGTAATGTCTGAAACAGAAAGAAGAGCATCGGAAACCAGTAGACAGCGGCTATCCGATTATCCGGAAGTCGAAACGCCAACAGATAGAAAGCCAAAGCAACAATAGCCGTGGGCCAAATGGCTATTTGGGAAGCCTTACATACATCAGCTGACTGCATCTCGTCGTCCCATATATTGCGGCGCCGGATTCGTTCCAAAAACCATAATACTAATATGAAAATGAAAGGGCTCATTATAACCAGTGAGAACATCGGTATAGCCAGCAAAATAGAATCACCTGTTTGTCCTTTCTGCATCCACAGTGTTATCAACAAGAATACCAGCCCACTGATTCCAGAAAGACTTCCAGTATAATGCAGAGTCAGAAACAGGGCATCATCTTTACCGGTCTTTGAAAAAACAAAAAGGAAACCTTCCCTGAGATAAAGAATGATGATCGCAAGGGAAGAAAGTAGATAGACAAGATGAATGAAGAAATTCGCTTTCAGGATATTCCATTCCCCTTGAAAAGACAGATTCGCTTCGAATTGATGGCCGATATCCTGGAGCATCGCCAAATCGCTGAACATCAGAACAAAAGACAGAATACCCATGAATAGTATTGCAGCCCTGATTCGCCGGAGGGTCGGGACCGATTTCTGCTGTCGTATCAGCAGGGCGATTGAGACGAATTGGTAGAGGAATAGGATTGCCAAGCACCCAACGATTACTAATGACTGTTGGTCCGGAGGGCGGATGTTCGCGTCTTCCATGAGTCGAACTGCAGAGAATAATTGAGTAAAGCCGACGATGCAGGAAAGGACAGCGGCCAGTCCAAGGGCTCGGATGAGCCAGAAAAACAAAACGTTACCTCGATTCATCCTGTTCCTCCTCTTTTAGGTAAAAAACATCATCGAAGGAAACACCGAATACGCGTGCAATCTTCATTGCTAAAAGACAGGAAGGAACAAACCTGCCAGATTCAACAGAATAGATGGTCACCCGGGTCACACCCACCGCATCAGCCAATTCCTGCTGAGTCATTTCGCCATTTTCAAATCGCAGCTTGCGTATGTAATTACCTAACTCCATGTATATTTTGCTCATCCATATGATAAGTATAATTATCTTAATGCTAAGCAAACTTATCTCATTCTGTCAATACTGATCCACTTCATCAAGTATCTCAGAGAGATCTCCTGACTCGTTCACATCACTGAAAACTTCTGCCCAGATGACGAACCGATCTTTCTCATTCTCCACTGCAATGCCTTTTTAGATCTGTCTCACAGACTGGCAGACATTTTGGTGCTATCGTTATTAAAGGTGTGTTCAATGTATCCGCCAAAATAATAACGAATATATTATAGTTTATTACGGACATAAATGTTGATCAGAAATAAATACCCCACTTTCAAGACCTGTAATCACAAAAAGTACATTTTTGGAAGGTAAAAACCAGTCGTCATAGCCATTATAACTTAAGGCGTCACAGAGCTGGGCCGCTGTCGCCTATGGCATATACAATACCGGCGCTGCCCCCGCCATCCGATCCTCCCGTATTACACCCGATTGCCAGCAATCACGCTACTGTAATCAAGAGTCCTAAAATACTTCTTCTCTTTTCCATGGATTATCCTCCAATATTATTTTTTCCATAAGCCGGGCAGTGTTTTGTGGCTGCAGGGATAAACCCGGATTATCCTGAGTTCATTCATAGAAGATTCAAAAAACGGATCAAAACTCTCTTCCATCTTTGGGTCCCCCCGCCTGACAATTCTGTCCGGATTTGATAAATGCAATGACATTAACCAGCAATATCAACAATCCGGAAACACTGGAAAAAAGTCCTTGGCTCAACGGCATCTGACGGGTTACAAGGCTATGTGTATATACGATTGTGATCAGAAAAATGACAAAAATCGTCGGTAAAAGAATCCATCTCCGCTCAACAGGCTTTTTCGAAGCAATCAGTAATAAAATCCCCCAGGAAACACCTACGGCTGCAACAATCCCCAGTGGATATTCATATGTTCGATAGCGCAGCAATGCAGGTATGAAAACACGGGCCGCAATTATTAAATCCGCAATGGCCGCCAGCCAGTATCCTGTTCTCAGCCATTTTTCCTTCTTCATGATAGAAGACCTCCACTCACAAAGAAGTCTTCCCTGCATCCCATAGGAAGCAGGGAAGACCCGTCAATCTGTCCCCGGCCCTTCAGGAAAGAAAAGCCTTACGATCAGTAAGAAATCCCATAGCTGTAGACCGATCCTGAATCAGCCCCCTCTGTATCATCAACATCGTTCTGGTATGTTCCGATTATGGCGGTCGTACCCGTTTCGGACAAGGAGACACTTTTACCGAAGCAATCCGCCGAAGCACCGTCGGCAGCAGCGATTCTTGCTTTTTGGGTCCATGTGGAGGGTTGCAGAAAATCGGTAGAATCAAAGACTCCGGTAAAAAGATAGGCGGCGCCATTCTGCTGATCGGATTGGGCACCTACAAGGGCGATGGAACCGCCCGATGAAAGACTAACGGAACAGCCGAAGCCGGAACCTCCTCCCAGGGAACCGATATCAACGAACCCGCCCCATTTATTGCCCATCGATTCAGAGTAGACATATGCCGCTCCTTTTCCTTCTGCTCCGATCAAGGCAACCGAACCGTCGGAAGACAAGGCAAGGCTCGAACCGAAACGGTCTCCGTTATTTGAATCATACGGGGAGGAAAGACCGGTTCCGAATTGAGACTTCACGGTCCATCCGGTAGAGGCATTATAGGAGTAGAAGAAAACTCTCCCCTGCGCAGAATAAATTGAAGGAGCTCCGATCAAGGCGGTCATTCCATCGGAGGAAAGGCACACTGTTTCACCGAACTTAACGTGGTCAACATATGGGGACGGTATCCAAACTTCATTGGACCAGGCTATCCCTGAATAAATATATACAGATCCAACATTTGCAGTCTGAAGGGTATCATCCCCAAGTGCCCCCACCAGAGCAACCGAACCATCGGAAGACAGACTGACGCTTACGCCAAAATTATCGTTGACCTGTGATCCATCGCTGGAAGTGGAAGCACTCAGTTTCACCGCTTGAGTCCAGGTACTGCCGCTTCCGGTAAAAATATAGGCAGCGCCGGCACAGGAGCCTGAACTGTCATTATTGGGAGAGCCGACGATTGCAGTCGATCCATCGGGAGAAAGGCATACTGCCATGCCGAATTTATCATAGGCTAGACCATCAGCAGGAATCAGCTTCGCCATCTGCGTCCAGCTCGACCCGTTTCGGGCATAGATATAGGCTGCCCCGCTGTCCAGCCCATTGGTATTATCGTCCCCGTGAGCCCCGACCAGCGCCAGCATTCCATCGGCGGAAAGGCTGACACTGTTTCCAAACCAATCATCCCCTGCGGCATCAGAAGCCCATAATTGACTTAGGGGGGTTACTGTATCTGTTGTATCTGTACCGCTGTCGCCTGTGGGGTCGCTGCATCCAGCCAGCATAACGATCAGCCCTCCCAAAACGAACAAAATTCTTTTATATGTTTTCATGTTTCCTTCTTTCCTCCATATATTAGAGTTGCTGAACTCAGTAATTATCTTGAGTTTTTCTATATTTATCACAGATACAAAGCTGGGTAATTAACATATGTTAAATTCGTATTTCAGGCTCTACGAAGTCTTTTGTCTGGGAGGGCTATGCAGAGATTGTATGATCCAGTGCCAAAGCTGTTATAAGGAGACATCAGACTTACGGAGCTGGAAGACTCTGAAGAAGTGAAAATTACACTTTTCAGAAAAGCGATCATTTTCGTTTAGAAATAATAGATCTGATCCGGCTCAGGGACACAGGAGTTATTCCCAGGTATGAAGCGACATGGAACAGAGAGATATGCTGCTCTATTTCGGGATATTCGTTCCGGAAATTGAGGTACCGCGTGGTAGCATCTTCGATTAGCAGAGACCGGACCCTGTTTTCCATCTCCAGATAATGGTCAAAAAATATTGCACTCTCTATTTCCTTCCAGCAGGGATGCCGGTGTATAAGAAGCTGATAGGATTCAGGAGGTAAATTGATAATGGCACATTCAGTCAATGCCTGTATTGAAAACCAGACAGGGCCAGCGCATTAAAATAGCTCAGGCAGTTGGCTTGAATGCTTCGTCTGGAGCGAATAGCAATTCTTCCAAATAGCGGTTATTCCAACCAGCCGCTTTGCGCCGCCCCTTTAAGCTTCCCTTGCTATTCTTATCACGGCGGACGAGATTCATAGCTATGCGACGTAAAATTGCAAAGTTTTCAGGGGAATAGCCTTTTCGCATGCGACTTTCATCTTCCCGGAAGACCATGTCCAACACCCAGTGAACGGAGTTCTCTACCCCCCAATGGGCTCGTATCGCTGAGTTCAGAAGCTCTGCATTCGCAGGGAGCGAGCTAATGTAGTAGCGAGTTTCCACACTTTCTTTATCACCGATGGTACGCTGTGCTCTGACCATGGCGATACTCTGTACCCCTTTCCAATCTTTGATATGCGGCTTCAGCCAGTCGATCTCATCAGTCGCCACACATTCACGGACTTCACATCGACCGTGTTCCTTGTTGAAGTCCCTGTGATAATCAATCCACTCTTCTGTTTTCTCAGTCCCGGGTTTGATTTCATCGAAGCAAAACTTCAATTCATCGTGCAGATGAGGTCTATTTCCCTTCACCGCAAGCACATAGTTGGCTTGTTTCTCTTTAATGAGGTTGGCGATATCTGTCTGGCAACCCATAGCGTCTATAGTCACGATGCATCCCTTTAGTTCAAGCAGCTTAAGAAGCTCTGGGATAGCGGTGATTTCATTTGATTTCTCGTCAGTCTTCACCTGACCGAGAACCATGCGGTTCTCTGACGCCCAGGCGCTTACCATATGGAGTGCAGACTTCCCGCTATAATGATCATGGCTGCGACGGGCTGTCTTTCCATCAATCGCGACGATTTCTCCTTGGGTTTGTTCACGGATGGCATTCACCCAACTGAGAAAGCATTGCTGGAGTTGTTCAGGATTGAGGCGAATAAACAAGCGCCGAATCGTATCATGAGAAGGAATCCCATTCGGAAGGGCCAGGAACTTCTTAAGCCAGTGCTCCTTCTCCTTTCCGTAGGTCTCAATTTCCTCCCAGGTTTCACAATGGCAAACAACTGCACAGATGGTGATTACTATGATGTCCAGGATGAGATGTCGCTTATGCCGATCTATCCGCGGATCTTCAATTGCTTGAAAATGTTCAATAATATTCATTGACTGACTCTTGCCCATCTTATGCCCTCTCACTAATTGATGCAAAGAGTCTGCTATATCATGGAGAAAAAGTCTAGAACGTATAAAAATTCATGTATGGCTGCATAAAAATTCAATAATCGCTCTTCGAGCCCACTGCTTGTGCATAACTATGTGCGCTGGCCCTGAAAACCAGATGTCCTTGCCAGAATCGGTAAAATAGGGCATGTATATACCGGAAATGTCTCCTTTCAGCCGAAAGTTTATTATTCGCTCATTTCCCGCCATATCAATGGAAAAAACCCTGAATATCCCTTTATATACAACTCCGATCTGTCCCCACCGTTCTCCCTGTCGAACGAGATATTCATTCGGCTTCAGCGATTGGACAGTGGCAAGCCTTTTTGCTGACTGTTTTTCATTTTCCGGAATTTCAAAAAACCTTTCTAAAACTGAAAAAAGAAAATCACTTGTTTCTCGTTCCATCTACACTCCTCAATACAGGCGGTTATAAGATAGATCATTTACTGGATATATCAATCCTGTTCTCCCTTTTCGGACAAGAATATGCCGGTGTCCCTCAAAGGTGGCTGCTCATATTTTCCGAGAAAGCCTACGAACGGGAGATGAAGACTTTCCGAAAGAACCTGAAGAAAGAGTTTGAGAAAGAAAGAAATAGAACTGAAGCATCTGCGTAACACTGCCTGTGCCGAGGATGTCCGGACGGCTGCAGAATCCTTCTCTCGGAAACTCAAGCACTTGCATATAGCTTTCCATGTCTATGAGAGGCCCTGCTATGAGGGCAAAGGTCGGCCGAAGGCAGGCAGCACTCCCATCCCGACCTCATGGTTTATCAGAAGGGGTGCTCAGCTATGATGAGGAGCGTATAGAGGCCGACAGACTCCGTAAGGGCAAGTTCATCGTGGCCACAAACGTTCTGCGAATAGCCGAAGTTACCAAGGCATCCACCTGTAAGCAATGTTATTAGCTTTTTGTAAACAATGTTCATAATCCGTACCTAAGCATGGAGCTTCTTATAAAGTGAAAGTCTTTATTGGGTAGGGTCTAACCAACCACCCATACCGAGTGTTACGGTTATTGAGGATGTCATGAAACATGGCAGAACGATATAGCCGAAGCGTACACAGGGAACTCTGTAGGCCGCAAGGAAGGCCGTACTTCCTGAGGTGCTGGTACAGCCCCGTGATTACTTTCTTGAGAAATCGAGAAATCCAGTCGGCGACGCCTTTAACGTAGCGGAAGCCAATATGGTGTATTTGAGATGGTAAGAATACTTCAGGCTGGCGGGGTCATCAGGCAGTGGCATGTAGAGAGAGAAGTTCTGGGAACTTGGGAGACCCTTAATGTACCTTGTAGTCAACCTTTTCATCGGGTGCCAAACCGGGCGCTTAAAGGACACTGGTGCTGAAAAGGAATCCACCGATGGAGAAGGTCGGCGGAAAAGGAAGATGAAGCAACCTCATGGGAAGCGGATTCGATGACATTAAGGGAGTCAGACCAGCTCATAGTACTCTGAGACGGTAGGGCCCGATCACATGGGGAAGGGGCTGGCGGAAATACGCAGCTGAAAAAGGAAACACGAGCCGGATATGAAAGACTGGGAAATTGTGCAAACCTCACTGTCAGGAATAGCAAAGAAGGCGGAAAGATGCCCAAAATACCGATTTAGAAATCTCTTTGGGATGCTTAACGAAAGAATGCTCAGGGATAGCTGGGACTGGATGAACAAGAAGGCTGCCTGTGGAGTTGATGGAGAGAGTGTAAGAGATTTCGAGAAGAATCTTGATGAAAACATCAGGGAATTAGTGGATGAGTTGAAACCTGGCAGGTACAAAGCGCGCTTGGTCCGGAGGAAGAATATCCCCAAAGGGCAAGGGAAGATGCGACCATTGGGTATTCCGGTGGTGAGAGATAAGCTGGTACAACAAGCCGCTAAACGTATTCTTCAGGCAATCTATGAGCAGGATTTTATGCGTTGCAGTTACGGTTACCGTCCGAATCTGGGCGCCCGAGATGCAGTCAGCAAACTGACTGTAAAGTTGCAATTCGGAAATTATCATCATGTTGTCGATGCCGGTATCAAAGGTTTCTTTGACCCCATGGACCATGATTGGTTGATGCGAATGGTGGAAGAGCGAATCGATGATAAACCGTTTCTGAGATTGATTAAAAAGTGGCTGAAAGCCAGGAATCCTGGAGGAAGACAGAAGAAGCATAGTGAAGCCTGGCAACGGAAGCCCGCAGGGTGGGATCGTGTCACCAGTGCTTGCTAACATGTATCTGCATTATGCCATTGACCTGTGGTTTCACAAGGTGTACCTGAAAGGGTGCAAAGGCGAAGGATGTATGATCCGCTATGCTGACGATGGCGTCTGGGCGTTCGAATATCAAGAAGATGCTGATAGGTTTTATGAAACCTTGAAGCTCAGATTGAAGAAATTCAAGCTGGAATTGTCAGAAGAAAAGAGTAGTATAATCAAGTTCGATAGGCACAAACCTGAAGAGCGATTCTGTTTTCTTGGTTTTGAGTTCTACTGGAGCCGTGACAGAAAAGGACGTCCGCATGTAAAGAAGCGGACTTCACGTAAGAAATTACGTCAGAGTATCAGGAATGTTAATGACTGGGTAAAAAATAATCGGAGCCTGGTGTTGGAGGATCTCTTCCGGCGACTGAATTCAATGCTCCGTGGCTACTTCACTTATTATGGTATAATTGGGAATTACAATAGTATTCATGAATACCACTGGCATGTTGTATTCTACTTGAGGAAATGGCTGAGTCGAAGAAGTCAGAGAGGACAGCTCAGTTGGGAAAAGATGAAAAGATTGGCAGAACGGTTTAAACTGGTGGGACCATCAATTAACGAAAAAGGCGGCCGCCGAATGGTGAAGAAGGTATTGATCTACTAATACGGAAGCGAGTATTTCTGAGGAGCCCGGTGCGGTAGTATCGCACGCCGGGATCTGTGTGGGGTCTGCCGGGTAACCGGCAGACCTACCACGATTGTGGACAAAGGGGGGAGGGGATGAATAAAAATGCTCCTTGGGATACTGTTGTTGGGTTAGTATCGGAATTAGAAAAGTGTGATACTAATAATATTCCTACAGCGGCTATTGCTATGGCGTATATTTGTATTGATACATTTTATAGCCTTGCTCGTCCTCAAAATAAAGTCTGGGCCACCAGATCCGATTTCATTGATTGGGTAAACCAATTTTTAAAAGGTCATCCAGATCAGCCATATAAATATAGAGGAAAGGATGTATATGCAGCACGCTGCGCTTTTCTACATACTTATGGATCAGAGGCACAATTACATGAACAAAATCCAGATTTAATAAAATTTGCTTATCACAATGGAGGAAAGCATGCATATAATCCTGAAATAGATCCTACGTTAGCAATTATTGGAACAAGATCATTTATTAATGATGTTATTTTAGCAGGTAGAACTTTTATGGATGAATGTAGAAGTAATGCTTTATTAAGAAATCGAGTTGAAGACGTCTTCCTCATGTACTCAAATTTGTTCCATTCCCTTCATAAAAAGACCAAGAATAAACCATCTTTGTAAAGTATTTCTTATGAATAAAAGAAATATATGAATAATATTTAAGCATAAATGTTATATAGGAGAAGAAAATGGAATATACGTCATTTCAATTAAAAAAAGATGGATACTTACATACCGAATACTCAAGAACATCATGGGGATATCCTGAAGGTCTTAAAGAGCTATCTATAAAGAAAAGTACTAACTCACATATATTCTTTGAATTAGATACAAAAAGTTTTGTCATAAAAATAAAAAGAAAAGGAATTATAACTATTAATTGGCTTCAAGATGTCTTGAGTGTTGAAGATCAAGAAATTGAAATACAAATTAGAGATCAATTTAATGTCAAAATGAAATTATTAGCAGGTAAAACTGATTTGATAAATTTATCAATAAATTTAGGTTATGGGGGTTTCGGTCTACCACATGATCTAATTATTGAAATAATGCACCTTAAACCGTTAACATTCTTATCTAAAGGTATTATAGATATCATGTATCTATAAGTAATAACTTGCACATAACCTCAAGGATTGAGTCGACCTTCACGGTCGATTCAATCCAATGTTCAAGAAGCCCTGATCGACAGTATCGTTTCTTATTAATGGGAAATGCTCGCTGGTTTCTGTTGGAAGAAAAACGAAATATGGGAAAAAGGAAGCGTCGCCACCTGCGAGTATGGAACGATTCTTAAAAAGAGTAGCAGATCAAACGAGTGCAGCCAAGAGAAAAATAAAGATTTTCTACTCCTTTGGATACAGCTGTCCCTGGTGGTGAAATCCCGGCATATTTCACAGGACTGATAAAAAGATAAGAGATAGCTCCGTCGCATATACAACAGCGGCGGCTCCGATTGGATGGATGCTTGCTTTTCATCCTCCTCCGGGATGGGATGCCTGCCCGTGCCCCGAGGAGGAGAATAGCCAGGGCTACGGGAATGGAAGACGATGGATGCAGGAATCCATAGTAGCGGATCTTCATGAATCCTGAAGGGAGCACATGCTGGAGGAATCGCCTGATAAACTCACATGCCTGAAGGCGCAGCAGCTTCTCAGCCCCAGTGGCTGAATCAGTGTAGCGAAAGAGGATGTGGTTGTCCTCGATGGCGACAATCCGGCTGTCGGAAATAGCGGTACGAAAAACGTAGGAAGCGAGGTAGCGGACACAACCAGATGGTCTTAAAGTGATAGCTGGAATATAACCTCAAGGAAAACTAATTGGCATTCACAGGAAACCTGTCAGCAAGTAGTTTTATTCTGCTGTGGAAATACTGGGCGATAATAATACCGGAGAAGGTCATCGGTCAGATGAATGTCCGCAAAATCTTCGATCGCTATGTTTTCAAACCGTCTCATCCGCGAGATAATCACAGGTCCTCTTTTTTATCCGGGCCTTGTTCAGATGAAGTCCGATTTTTTTAAGTCCTTCGGAGTCAGGCTCTTCTTCTTCGACGGAGGAGTCCTGTTCGCGGAGCTTTTTCCGCAGCAGATGAAGCGACAACTGCGCCTCCAAGACCGAACGTTCCAGGGTGGCGACAGCAGCTTTTACATGGATCGGGGCTTCTTCTCCCGCGGCTTTCTTTTTAATCTCTTCAAGTTGGGATTCCAAATCCTGCAGCCTTCCTCTCTCGTCCGATATATCCCGGTCGGTTACGAGCGGCGGTGATTCGACCGCGGAGAAATCAGGTGCAGGTTGCCAATAGTCCGGATCCGCGAGTGTCAGTAGTCGTATATTATCCGGAGACTGTCCGGACCCGACGGCGAAGTCTTGCGGGCCGGTCTCCGGGATGAGGTTTTTTCGAAGAAGGCGGAACTTGAGTGTGCGGATCTCCTTTGGGCCTGCTGTAAATGTACAAGTGCCGCTTTCGAAGATTTCCAGGGGGACGGCCTGGTTTTCTCCAAGGTCCACGGACCAGGCCTCCTCTATAGGCAGGGCGGACTGTACAGTCCCTTCGACTTCAGATTCGGACAGGTTGGTACAGCGCAGAATAACGGCGCTTCCATCTTCGGAGCGTTTCAAGGCTGATAAGCGCAGCGCGTTTTCGCTGCCGGTAAGTGTGAAAAAGGAGCCTGTACCGGGCAGGGGGCCGGAATGACGACCCGTCTCAATAACAGCCGGAGGGACATTGTATAACTCACTGTATTTTAACACGGCCCCCTCCGGTACCCCTCCATCATGAAAGTAGAGAGCGTAACGGAACTCCATCTCCCGCAGACATTGCGCTTCCGGCGTCCGGATGAGGGGGCCTGCATCCCCGTGCCGTGATTGCAGGTCTGTACGAGCGAGCCAACCAATCGAACGGAATAAAGTCAAAGAGATGGTATTCTCCTCACCTGTGATCTCGTATTCGGTAAGTCCCCGGTTGAAAAGCGCGACTCCCGATTTCGAATCATGCAGATCGACAAACGACAACTGCGGAAAGGTGGTGATTGGTCCTTTTTCTCTGGCACCGATGATCACCCTCTGCAATTCTTTTGATACGCGTCCCGGGAACGGTCCGGGCCTGACAGGCCGTTCTGTCAGGTCGAACTGGGTCTCGGCGCAGGAGACACCGGTTTGCACACCGGTGGGAAATAACAGACGCAGGCGGTGATCCCGGACCGTGTTTTTCAGGACGGTCCGGAAGCGAACCACCGGCGAATTTGTCTCAATCGTGATATAGGTTGCTACCGGAATAGTACGGGTTGGAGTGCTGCGGGCACTGCGGTCCCTGTTCAACCCCCGAGGTATTTGCAAATCGATACGCATCTCGGCCACAGCCAGCAGTGGGCCGGTTTCCAAAAATCGTATGCACGTTAAGGAGCCTTCGCCGGAGGTATTGAGAAGCGGTTTGTCGCCCGGCAGCGGTGAAAAATTATACGTGTCGCCGGCATCGGCCGAGTCTTCGAAGACTCCCAGGTTGTTTCGAGTAATACCGGTCGACTTATGGGTGACAGAGAAAGACCCGTCCGGTTGGACGGTCAGGCGCAGAAAGCAGTTTTCCATGCTGTGCGAGGCTTCGTCTGTTTTAACGATGTCCGTGATATCCTCCGGAGCGGATGATGTATCATCCTCTTCTTCGGCAGCTGCGTGCCGGAGGGTTGTGTACCCGAAACCCGGTACCGAGGGGACCAGGACATGCAGAATGTCGTTCGGTCCTCTTTGGCAGGAGAGGAGCTGCCGGCGGCCGTTGATTTCCGCGAGGGGCCTCCCGCTTGCCGGCCGTGTGAGACTTACGATCGTGCCGCGTTGATGGGGAGAGGCGTTGAACACAATCAGCGCAGGCCCTCCAGACGCAGGAGTATTCGTATCAATCAGGCTTGCCAGGTTTCTCATGGACTCCTCCAGATACCGGCCAGCAGAAGCGCGGACGTTGGCGAACCTGGTCTCCATATCGGTATGAACATCGTCGATACTTACTCCGCAAATGTCGTCATGGGCCTGGTTTTTTAACAATAATTTCCAGAGGGAGGTGATCTCTCCGAAGCGGTACCTCCCGCCGTGGAGCCATTCAAAGGTATGAAAGGGTTCCAGGTAGCGTTCGATCATACGTTGGCATAGATCGTTCATCTGTTTGAGATACATTC is from Marispirochaeta sp. and encodes:
- a CDS encoding helix-turn-helix transcriptional regulator, with amino-acid sequence MELGNYIRKLRFENGEMTQQELADAVGVTRVTIYSVESGRFVPSCLLAMKIARVFGVSFDDVFYLKEEEQDESR
- a CDS encoding FG-GAP repeat protein, yielding MKTYKRILFVLGGLIVMLAGCSDPTGDSGTDTTDTVTPLSQLWASDAAGDDWFGNSVSLSADGMLALVGAHGDDNTNGLDSGAAYIYARNGSSWTQMAKLIPADGLAYDKFGMAVCLSPDGSTAIVGSPNNDSSGSCAGAAYIFTGSGSTWTQAVKLSASTSSDGSQVNDNFGVSVSLSSDGSVALVGALGDDTLQTANVGSVYIYSGIAWSNEVWIPSPYVDHVKFGETVCLSSDGMTALIGAPSIYSAQGRVFFYSYNASTGWTVKSQFGTGLSSPYDSNNGDRFGSSLALSSDGSVALIGAEGKGAAYVYSESMGNKWGGFVDIGSLGGGSGFGCSVSLSSGGSIALVGAQSDQQNGAAYLFTGVFDSTDFLQPSTWTQKARIAAADGASADCFGKSVSLSETGTTAIIGTYQNDVDDTEGADSGSVYSYGISY
- a CDS encoding ISAs1 family transposase encodes the protein MNIIEHFQAIEDPRIDRHKRHLILDIIVITICAVVCHCETWEEIETYGKEKEHWLKKFLALPNGIPSHDTIRRLFIRLNPEQLQQCFLSWVNAIREQTQGEIVAIDGKTARRSHDHYSGKSALHMVSAWASENRMVLGQVKTDEKSNEITAIPELLKLLELKGCIVTIDAMGCQTDIANLIKEKQANYVLAVKGNRPHLHDELKFCFDEIKPGTEKTEEWIDYHRDFNKEHGRCEVRECVATDEIDWLKPHIKDWKGVQSIAMVRAQRTIGDKESVETRYYISSLPANAELLNSAIRAHWGVENSVHWVLDMVFREDESRMRKGYSPENFAILRRIAMNLVRRDKNSKGSLKGRRKAAGWNNRYLEELLFAPDEAFKPTA
- a CDS encoding reverse transcriptase domain-containing protein, coding for MKDWEIVQTSLSGIAKKAERCPKYRFRNLFGMLNERMLRDSWDWMNKKAACGVDGESVRDFEKNLDENIRELVDELKPGRYKARLVRRKNIPKGQGKMRPLGIPVVRDKLVQQAAKRILQAIYEQDFMRCSYGYRPNLGARDAVSKLTVKLQFGNYHHVVDAGIKGFFDPMDHDWLMRMVEERIDDKPFLRLIKKWLKARNPGGRQKKHSEAWQRKPAGWDRVTSAC
- a CDS encoding reverse transcriptase domain-containing protein, with the protein product MKPGNGSPQGGIVSPVLANMYLHYAIDLWFHKVYLKGCKGEGCMIRYADDGVWAFEYQEDADRFYETLKLRLKKFKLELSEEKSSIIKFDRHKPEERFCFLGFEFYWSRDRKGRPHVKKRTSRKKLRQSIRNVNDWVKNNRSLVLEDLFRRLNSMLRGYFTYYGIIGNYNSIHEYHWHVVFYLRKWLSRRSQRGQLSWEKMKRLAERFKLVGPSINEKGGRRMVKKVLIY
- a CDS encoding glycoside hydrolase family 38 C-terminal domain-containing protein — its product is MPTEKMIIHIISHTHWDREWFLNSPYTNEWLVDFFDALFDMLEKEPEYRFVLDGQILLIEDLAEELEKRGSNPENYLKRLREYVHRGRIFVGPYYLQPDWQLVSGESLVRNLLLGAQEAEKLGACLPVGWLMDNFGQISQAVQLHKGFGLKGIFVWRGVNLHPDKVRTEFRWKSADGSSLPAVYMLDSYRNAMRLSDTASIFNSRIANEARKIGPFLSTRHLLLMNGYDQEMVPDDILPLIRAYRSDTYTLRQSSPQEYLDAVFRECPPLPEVSGPLYNGRYISVFPGVLSSRMYLKQMNDLCQRMIERYLEPFHTFEWLHGGRYRFGEITSLWKLLLKNQAHDDICGVSIDDVHTDMETRFANVRASAGRYLEESMRNLASLIDTNTPASGGPALIVFNASPHQRGTIVSLTRPASGRPLAEINGRRQLLSCQRGPNDILHVLVPSVPGFGYTTLRHAAAEEEDDTSSAPEDITDIVKTDEASHSMENCFLRLTVQPDGSFSVTHKSTGITRNNLGVFEDSADAGDTYNFSPLPGDKPLLNTSGEGSLTCIRFLETGPLLAVAEMRIDLQIPRGLNRDRSARSTPTRTIPVATYITIETNSPVVRFRTVLKNTVRDHRLRLLFPTGVQTGVSCAETQFDLTERPVRPGPFPGRVSKELQRVIIGAREKGPITTFPQLSFVDLHDSKSGVALFNRGLTEYEITGEENTISLTLFRSIGWLARTDLQSRHGDAGPLIRTPEAQCLREMEFRYALYFHDGGVPEGAVLKYSELYNVPPAVIETGRHSGPLPGTGSFFTLTGSENALRLSALKRSEDGSAVILRCTNLSESEVEGTVQSALPIEEAWSVDLGENQAVPLEIFESGTCTFTAGPKEIRTLKFRLLRKNLIPETGPQDFAVGSGQSPDNIRLLTLADPDYWQPAPDFSAVESPPLVTDRDISDERGRLQDLESQLEEIKKKAAGEEAPIHVKAAVATLERSVLEAQLSLHLLRKKLREQDSSVEEEEPDSEGLKKIGLHLNKARIKKRTCDYLADETV